A region from the Paenarthrobacter aurescens genome encodes:
- a CDS encoding carbohydrate ABC transporter permease translates to MTTTLNRPAAGRAAATKPKPTFRQRLNVFDMKASPYFYIAPFFILFALVGLFPLGYTFFVSLFDWHLLKGQGEFVGFQNFAEVLQDRFFWNSLFNTVSIFLISTIPQLIMATIIAAVLDQNLRAKTFWRMSILLPYVVTPVAVAMIFTNMFGEQYGLINNILSSFGIDPIMWKNDTLPSHIAIATMVNWRWTGYNALILLAAMQSVPRDIYESAAIDGAGSVRRFFSITLPSIRPTMVFVIVTATIGGLQIFTEPRLFDPVAAGGTARQFQTTVLYLWEMAFQRQNFGKASTIAWLLFLIILIFGIVNWLISRRIATNGDDRGAASRRRRPRSSAASAKADDAGLTAQAAAAPDSTPRSGK, encoded by the coding sequence ATGACCACCACCTTGAACCGCCCGGCAGCCGGCAGAGCGGCCGCCACCAAACCGAAACCCACCTTCCGCCAACGCCTGAACGTCTTTGACATGAAGGCGTCCCCGTACTTCTACATCGCCCCGTTCTTCATCCTGTTTGCCCTGGTTGGCCTCTTCCCCCTGGGCTACACGTTCTTTGTTTCCCTCTTCGACTGGCACCTGCTCAAAGGCCAGGGAGAGTTTGTGGGATTCCAGAACTTCGCTGAGGTTCTTCAGGACAGGTTCTTCTGGAACTCCTTGTTCAACACCGTCAGCATTTTCCTGATCTCCACCATTCCCCAGCTGATCATGGCCACCATCATCGCCGCGGTCCTGGACCAGAACCTTCGCGCCAAGACGTTCTGGCGCATGAGCATCCTGCTCCCCTATGTTGTGACTCCCGTGGCTGTTGCCATGATCTTCACCAACATGTTCGGCGAGCAGTACGGGCTGATCAACAACATCCTGTCCAGCTTCGGCATCGATCCCATCATGTGGAAGAACGACACCCTTCCCAGCCACATCGCAATCGCCACCATGGTGAACTGGCGCTGGACCGGGTACAACGCGCTGATTCTTCTGGCCGCCATGCAGTCGGTTCCGCGGGATATTTACGAGTCCGCCGCAATAGATGGCGCCGGCTCTGTGCGCCGCTTCTTCAGCATCACGTTGCCCAGCATCCGGCCCACCATGGTGTTCGTCATTGTCACGGCCACCATCGGCGGGCTCCAGATCTTCACCGAACCCCGCTTGTTCGATCCCGTAGCCGCCGGTGGAACCGCCCGGCAGTTCCAAACCACTGTGCTGTACCTGTGGGAGATGGCTTTCCAGCGGCAGAACTTCGGCAAGGCCTCCACCATCGCCTGGCTGCTGTTCCTGATCATTCTGATCTTCGGGATCGTGAACTGGCTGATCTCACGCCGTATCGCCACCAACGGTGACGATCGCGGAGCAGCCAGCCGCCGCCGTCGGCCGCGTTCTTCGGCTGCGAGCGCAAAAGCGGACGACGCCGGCCTCACCGCCCAGGCGGCAGCGGCACCAGACTCAACCCCGAGGAGCGGGAAATGA
- a CDS encoding DUF3800 domain-containing protein: protein MLIAYLDEFGHVGPYVSRDHAKYKDHPVFGYAGYIIPAKNARYFGAEFLRVKRTLFKTEIEQDKNPSQWERKGAEYFSTGSINKRPEQVRAFTGLVTKLQANGGSLFYYGDEKPRGSVKQTKKTSEDYTVEALRETINRICRHAEHKGEEVLIFMDDFTEKSRRELVAQMYGHIYARTKNFDEMRLIVEPPLHIDSKVNSSVQFADWVCGLVGRATDYQLLPDSTFSWVEEKFSSKLTGSFTYESKIRLIGTKTHIHNSEVLRDPHVLKRTKKVGSVGYQHPQLVGLYDSLRAGPRVLA, encoded by the coding sequence GTGCTGATTGCATACTTGGACGAGTTCGGTCACGTGGGCCCCTATGTCAGTCGGGACCATGCCAAGTACAAAGATCATCCAGTCTTTGGGTACGCCGGCTACATAATCCCTGCCAAGAACGCCCGCTACTTCGGAGCCGAGTTCCTCAGGGTGAAGCGGACTCTTTTCAAGACCGAGATCGAGCAAGATAAAAATCCTAGTCAGTGGGAACGAAAAGGCGCTGAGTACTTCAGTACCGGAAGCATCAACAAGCGCCCCGAACAGGTCCGTGCTTTCACCGGTTTGGTGACGAAGTTGCAAGCAAATGGTGGCAGCCTTTTCTACTATGGTGACGAAAAGCCCCGGGGTAGCGTCAAGCAAACGAAGAAGACGTCGGAGGACTATACTGTCGAGGCCCTTCGCGAGACGATCAATCGCATCTGTCGCCATGCTGAGCACAAGGGTGAAGAGGTTCTTATATTCATGGACGACTTCACCGAGAAGTCCCGCCGGGAACTTGTCGCTCAGATGTACGGACACATCTACGCAAGAACCAAGAACTTCGATGAGATGCGGCTCATCGTCGAGCCTCCCCTCCACATCGACAGCAAGGTTAACTCCAGCGTCCAATTCGCGGACTGGGTATGTGGGTTGGTTGGCCGGGCAACTGACTACCAACTGCTCCCAGATTCGACCTTTTCCTGGGTTGAGGAGAAGTTCTCATCAAAGTTGACCGGAAGCTTTACGTACGAATCCAAGATCCGACTGATCGGCACCAAAACACACATCCACAACAGCGAAGTCCTTCGAGACCCCCACGTGCTCAAACGCACCAAGAAGGTGGGATCGGTCGGATACCAGCACCCACAGCTCGTCGGCCTATACGACAGCCTTCGGGCAGGGCCAAGAGTCTTGGCATAG
- a CDS encoding uracil-xanthine permease family protein: MSMLGMKWKLHGNGKSIRPGHVVAPDERLAWPLTIGIGMQHVVAMFGATFLVPIITGMPPATTLLFSGIGTLLFLVITKGRVPSYLGSSFAFIAPIMASQQQYGVSGALGGVVLAGVVLALIGAVVQKFGAEWINRLMPPIVTGAIVALIGLNLAPAAKTNFDLAPVTALITLVTIILVSVLFRGILGRLSILVGVVVGYIVAMMRGEVSYEKMDAAAWIGLPLFQTPEFHIGVVGLFVPVVLVLVAENVGHVKSVAAMTGQNLDGVSGRALMADGAATVLAGFGGGSGTTTYAENIGVMAATKVYSTAAYWVAGIFAILLSFSPKFGELIATVPAGVLGGAATMLYGMIGVLGVKIWVQNKVNFSNPINLTTAAVALIIGIADYTWTIGELKFTGIALGSAAALVIYHGMKGLARWRGTVAEPETETAGLPPAVKSAMNAAAKRGGKKGK; encoded by the coding sequence ATGAGCATGCTCGGCATGAAATGGAAGCTCCACGGCAACGGCAAGTCCATCCGTCCCGGCCACGTGGTGGCTCCCGACGAGCGGCTGGCTTGGCCCTTGACCATCGGCATCGGCATGCAGCATGTAGTCGCCATGTTCGGCGCCACGTTCCTGGTGCCCATCATCACAGGCATGCCGCCGGCCACCACGTTGCTCTTCTCGGGCATCGGCACGCTGCTCTTCCTGGTGATCACCAAGGGCCGGGTGCCCAGCTACCTGGGGTCGAGCTTCGCTTTCATCGCCCCCATCATGGCGTCCCAACAGCAGTACGGCGTCAGTGGCGCCTTGGGCGGCGTGGTGCTGGCCGGCGTCGTACTGGCGCTTATTGGTGCGGTGGTCCAGAAGTTTGGCGCCGAATGGATCAACCGGCTCATGCCGCCGATCGTTACCGGTGCGATCGTGGCGCTGATCGGCTTGAACCTCGCGCCCGCGGCTAAGACCAACTTCGACCTCGCACCCGTCACCGCGCTGATCACTTTGGTGACGATCATTCTGGTTTCTGTTCTGTTCCGCGGAATCCTGGGGCGCCTGAGCATCCTGGTGGGTGTTGTGGTGGGGTACATCGTGGCGATGATGCGCGGTGAGGTGTCCTACGAAAAGATGGACGCCGCCGCGTGGATTGGCCTGCCGCTGTTCCAGACGCCCGAATTCCACATCGGCGTGGTGGGGCTGTTCGTGCCGGTGGTGCTGGTGCTCGTGGCTGAGAACGTGGGGCACGTGAAGTCGGTGGCCGCGATGACCGGCCAAAACCTCGACGGCGTCTCCGGCCGCGCACTGATGGCCGACGGCGCCGCGACCGTACTTGCCGGGTTCGGCGGCGGTTCCGGTACCACCACGTACGCGGAGAACATCGGAGTCATGGCCGCCACCAAGGTCTACTCGACGGCGGCCTACTGGGTGGCCGGTATCTTCGCCATCCTGCTGAGCTTCTCCCCGAAATTCGGCGAACTGATCGCCACCGTCCCGGCCGGTGTCCTGGGCGGCGCCGCGACCATGCTGTACGGCATGATCGGCGTGCTCGGCGTGAAGATCTGGGTGCAGAACAAGGTCAACTTCTCCAACCCGATCAACCTGACCACCGCTGCTGTTGCTCTGATTATCGGCATTGCTGACTACACCTGGACCATTGGCGAGCTGAAGTTCACGGGCATTGCCCTTGGGTCGGCTGCTGCCCTGGTGATCTACCACGGCATGAAGGGGCTGGCTCGCTGGCGCGGGACCGTCGCTGAGCCGGAAACCGAGACAGCGGGACTGCCGCCTGCGGTGAAGTCGGCGATGAACGCTGCGGCTAAGAGGGGCGGGAAGAAGGGGAAGTAG
- a CDS encoding DUF3806 domain-containing protein — translation MAGPLIEEMSPAEEQWIEDLLGSFQHVGSVVDGPETDQPRTDLQYIDALWQMTVGHSEDEPHFDPNPMINIMGAALGNHLITEIPGLRWVLGTYPDGATEATVHHKTGNIVVHPMNMIGKRWATRAEEPYEWISQLAPGLVADIRAAIAAASATGDAHIH, via the coding sequence GTGGCGGGACCGCTGATTGAGGAGATGTCCCCGGCCGAGGAACAGTGGATCGAGGATCTCCTTGGTTCCTTCCAGCATGTGGGCTCCGTGGTGGACGGACCTGAGACGGATCAGCCACGCACGGACCTCCAGTACATCGATGCCCTGTGGCAGATGACCGTTGGCCACAGCGAGGATGAGCCCCATTTTGATCCCAACCCCATGATCAACATCATGGGCGCCGCTCTTGGAAATCACTTGATCACTGAGATTCCCGGGCTTCGCTGGGTGCTGGGGACCTATCCGGACGGCGCCACCGAAGCCACCGTGCATCACAAAACGGGCAACATCGTGGTGCATCCCATGAACATGATCGGGAAGCGCTGGGCCACCCGCGCCGAAGAGCCATACGAGTGGATTTCACAGCTCGCGCCGGGGCTGGTGGCTGACATTCGTGCCGCGATTGCAGCGGCTTCGGCCACTGGCGACGCGCATATTCACTAA
- a CDS encoding 2'-5' RNA ligase family protein, translating to MRNLIWVAFTEPVEQGLVFSRSDWPLHITLLRFDVGADLSADVADVLADLAEAPVKGALGTLLTVGEEAGFGHMGSIPVSLIEHNPLLQGLHQEIVDAVNNIGGRIATPNYVMERYRPHISHHDGKRPKSGDVVVLDQVALVDMAPDGDHTIRRILRLWTQDVEGG from the coding sequence ATGCGGAACCTCATTTGGGTGGCGTTCACCGAGCCGGTGGAGCAGGGGCTGGTTTTTTCGCGCAGCGACTGGCCGTTGCACATCACGCTGTTAAGGTTCGACGTCGGCGCTGACCTAAGCGCCGACGTCGCCGATGTCCTTGCGGACCTGGCCGAAGCGCCGGTCAAGGGTGCGCTGGGAACCCTGCTGACCGTAGGCGAAGAGGCGGGCTTCGGGCATATGGGGTCCATCCCGGTGAGTTTGATCGAGCACAATCCGCTGCTTCAGGGGTTGCACCAGGAGATCGTGGACGCTGTGAACAACATCGGCGGCAGGATCGCCACACCGAACTACGTGATGGAACGCTACCGGCCACACATCTCGCATCACGACGGCAAGAGACCGAAGTCCGGAGACGTCGTCGTACTTGACCAAGTAGCCCTGGTGGACATGGCTCCAGACGGCGACCACACCATTCGGCGCATCCTCAGGCTCTGGACGCAGGACGTCGAAGGTGGCTGA
- a CDS encoding ABC transporter substrate-binding protein, with protein sequence MEFSRLRKFTALAGVASLALVAAGCSGGGNKAASADNPVTLTVTTFGTFGYDDLYAEYEKQNPGVTIEATNIDRGSNARTDAFTKLAAGSGLSDVTAIEEGWLGSIMEVSDQFVDLKEHGAEDIKGNWVDWKFKQGTDPNGRVIGYGTDIGPQALCFNGKLFEAAGLPSDREKVAELFGGKDASWDKYFELGRQYKAATGKAWYDQSGFVWNSMVNQMDEGYYTKDGKLNVEGNKEMRAKFDMLAAGTADGLSSNQTQFDWGNGKAFVDGSFATHVCPAWMLGTIKGQLESAGGGAASGWDVADVFPGGASNWGGAFLSVPKSSKHPAEAAKLAAWLTAPEQQIKQSAAANNFPSTLEAQAKIVEAAKPNELFNNAPYGAIFESRAEGVIAQFKGPDDSVIQENVFGPALKMLDSGKGTADEAWNEAVKLLNDLVVNN encoded by the coding sequence GTGGAGTTTTCGCGACTAAGGAAATTCACTGCCCTGGCGGGCGTAGCCTCACTTGCCCTCGTAGCCGCAGGCTGCAGCGGCGGAGGCAACAAAGCGGCAAGTGCGGACAACCCCGTCACGCTGACCGTGACCACCTTCGGCACCTTCGGATACGACGACCTGTATGCCGAATACGAGAAGCAGAACCCCGGCGTCACCATCGAGGCCACCAACATTGACCGTGGTTCCAACGCCCGGACAGATGCATTTACCAAGCTCGCCGCAGGCTCCGGCCTCAGCGACGTCACGGCCATTGAGGAAGGCTGGCTCGGCTCCATCATGGAGGTTTCGGACCAGTTCGTGGACCTCAAGGAGCACGGCGCCGAGGACATCAAGGGCAACTGGGTGGACTGGAAGTTCAAGCAGGGCACTGACCCCAACGGCCGCGTGATCGGCTATGGGACGGACATCGGACCGCAGGCCCTGTGCTTCAACGGCAAACTCTTCGAAGCAGCCGGACTGCCGAGCGACCGCGAAAAGGTTGCAGAACTCTTTGGCGGCAAGGACGCGAGCTGGGACAAGTACTTCGAGCTGGGCCGCCAATACAAAGCGGCCACCGGCAAAGCCTGGTATGACCAGTCCGGCTTCGTATGGAACTCCATGGTCAACCAGATGGACGAGGGTTATTACACCAAGGACGGCAAGCTGAACGTAGAGGGCAACAAGGAAATGCGGGCAAAGTTTGACATGCTCGCTGCCGGCACCGCCGATGGCCTGTCATCCAACCAGACCCAGTTCGACTGGGGCAACGGCAAGGCATTCGTGGACGGTTCCTTCGCCACGCACGTATGCCCGGCATGGATGCTCGGCACCATCAAGGGCCAGCTCGAGTCAGCCGGCGGCGGGGCAGCCAGCGGCTGGGATGTAGCGGACGTCTTCCCCGGCGGTGCCTCCAACTGGGGCGGCGCTTTCCTCTCAGTTCCCAAGAGCTCCAAGCACCCCGCTGAAGCAGCCAAGCTGGCGGCATGGCTGACCGCACCTGAGCAGCAGATCAAGCAGTCCGCTGCAGCGAACAACTTCCCCAGCACCCTCGAAGCCCAGGCAAAGATCGTGGAAGCAGCCAAGCCGAACGAACTGTTCAACAACGCCCCCTATGGCGCCATCTTCGAATCCCGCGCCGAGGGTGTCATCGCCCAGTTCAAGGGTCCGGATGACTCCGTGATCCAGGAGAACGTCTTCGGCCCCGCCCTCAAGATGCTCGACTCGGGCAAGGGCACCGCAGATGAAGCCTGGAATGAAGCCGTCAAGCTCCTCAACGACCTCGTGGTCAACAACTAG
- the pgm gene encoding phosphoglucomutase (alpha-D-glucose-1,6-bisphosphate-dependent) → MASRAGTVALPQDLVDITALLDAYFDVTPDVGDPAQRVAFGTSGHRGSSLKASFNEPHILAITQAIVEYRGRQGITGPLFIGRDTHALSEPAQNSALEVLAANGVTVLVDARHGYTPTPALSHAILKYNREAAPGTPQADGIVVTPSHNPPGDGGFKYNPPHGGPADTDATGWIADRANQLLENGLRGVKRMPLNDALAAETTGKFDFLSSYVDDLPSVLNLDAIRDAGVRIGADPMGGASVDYWGEIGERHQLNLTVVNPTVDPQWAFMTLDWDEKIRMDCSSPSAMASLIKRMAAGADGTAAYDVATGNDADADRHGIVTPDGGLMNPNHYLAVAIDYLYRNRSGWNPESVVGKTLVSSSIIDRVAGGLGRKLVEVPVGFKWFVPGLLSGEGAFGGEESAGASFNKLDGSVWTTDKDGILLALLASEITAVTGKSPSQLYKGLTDQFGAPVYARIDAAASREQKSKLGKLSAADVTATSLAGEEITAKLTEAPGNGASIGGLKVVTENAWFAARPSGTEDVYKIYAESFKGADHLAQVQQEAKALVDGVIA, encoded by the coding sequence ATGGCTAGCCGAGCGGGCACAGTTGCCCTACCCCAGGACCTTGTTGACATCACAGCCCTGCTGGACGCGTATTTCGACGTAACTCCGGATGTGGGCGACCCTGCGCAGCGCGTGGCGTTTGGTACATCCGGGCACCGCGGATCCAGCTTGAAGGCTTCCTTCAACGAGCCGCATATCCTCGCGATCACGCAGGCAATCGTTGAATACCGTGGCCGCCAGGGCATCACCGGGCCGCTGTTCATCGGCCGCGACACCCACGCGCTTAGTGAGCCCGCACAGAACTCCGCGCTGGAGGTTTTGGCTGCCAACGGTGTAACCGTTTTGGTTGACGCCCGCCACGGCTACACCCCCACGCCGGCCCTAAGCCACGCAATCCTCAAGTACAACCGCGAGGCCGCGCCGGGAACCCCCCAGGCCGACGGGATCGTGGTCACCCCCAGCCACAACCCTCCGGGCGATGGTGGCTTCAAATACAACCCACCCCACGGCGGCCCTGCCGACACCGACGCCACGGGATGGATCGCCGACCGGGCAAACCAGTTGCTGGAAAACGGGCTCCGGGGCGTCAAGCGCATGCCGCTGAACGATGCCCTGGCTGCAGAGACCACAGGCAAGTTCGACTTCCTCAGCAGCTATGTGGACGATCTTCCGTCCGTACTGAACCTTGACGCGATCCGCGATGCGGGTGTCCGCATCGGCGCCGATCCCATGGGTGGCGCCTCCGTTGACTACTGGGGTGAGATCGGCGAGCGCCACCAGCTCAACCTCACAGTTGTGAACCCCACGGTGGATCCGCAGTGGGCTTTCATGACCCTCGACTGGGACGAGAAGATCCGCATGGATTGCTCGTCGCCATCGGCCATGGCCTCGCTGATCAAGCGGATGGCAGCGGGTGCCGATGGCACCGCAGCCTATGACGTGGCCACAGGCAACGACGCCGACGCCGACCGCCACGGCATTGTCACCCCCGACGGCGGGCTCATGAACCCGAACCACTACCTCGCCGTTGCCATCGACTACCTTTACCGGAACCGCAGTGGCTGGAACCCGGAGTCCGTAGTGGGCAAGACGCTGGTCTCGTCCTCGATCATTGACCGCGTTGCCGGTGGGCTCGGCCGCAAGCTGGTTGAGGTTCCCGTGGGCTTCAAGTGGTTCGTTCCCGGGCTGCTGTCCGGCGAAGGCGCATTTGGTGGCGAAGAGTCAGCCGGCGCTTCCTTCAACAAACTGGACGGCAGCGTGTGGACCACGGACAAGGACGGCATCCTGCTGGCCCTGCTGGCATCAGAGATCACAGCCGTTACTGGCAAGTCCCCGTCACAGCTCTACAAGGGCCTGACCGATCAGTTCGGTGCTCCCGTTTACGCCCGCATTGACGCCGCAGCCTCCCGCGAGCAGAAGTCCAAGCTGGGCAAGCTCTCCGCCGCCGATGTCACTGCCACTTCCCTTGCCGGTGAAGAGATCACGGCCAAGCTCACGGAGGCTCCGGGCAACGGCGCTTCGATTGGCGGCTTGAAGGTTGTCACCGAGAATGCTTGGTTTGCTGCACGTCCATCCGGTACCGAGGACGTCTACAAGATCTACGCCGAGTCCTTCAAGGGCGCGGATCACCTTGCCCAGGTTCAGCAGGAGGCCAAGGCGTTGGTGGACGGGGTCATCGCGTAG
- a CDS encoding malonic semialdehyde reductase, with protein sequence MTIAHEEAVIDAAAVDAIFAEARTANSFAGEVTDEQARAIYELTKFGPTAFNSQPLRVTYVRSDEARAKLVDHLSRGNQAKTASAPLVAILSYDTDWQGQWDKFLPAYGAPKAMYDADPAFAAATGNNNAHLQAGYFILAVRSLGFAAGPMTGADFSAIDAEFFPAGDQKSFLVVNIGQPGPDAWGEAKPKFAYEEVVRTV encoded by the coding sequence ATGACGATCGCCCACGAAGAAGCAGTCATTGACGCAGCAGCAGTCGACGCCATTTTTGCCGAAGCCCGCACCGCCAACAGCTTCGCCGGTGAGGTCACCGACGAGCAGGCACGTGCCATCTACGAGCTCACCAAGTTCGGCCCCACCGCCTTCAACTCCCAGCCGCTCCGCGTGACCTACGTCCGCTCGGATGAGGCCCGCGCCAAGCTGGTGGACCACCTCTCGCGTGGCAACCAGGCCAAGACCGCGTCCGCACCGCTGGTGGCCATCCTTTCCTACGACACCGACTGGCAGGGTCAGTGGGACAAGTTCCTGCCCGCCTACGGCGCGCCTAAGGCCATGTACGACGCCGATCCCGCTTTCGCCGCTGCTACGGGCAACAACAACGCTCATTTGCAGGCGGGCTACTTCATCCTGGCCGTGCGCTCCCTCGGTTTCGCGGCTGGCCCAATGACCGGCGCTGACTTCTCGGCAATCGACGCCGAATTCTTCCCCGCCGGCGATCAGAAGAGCTTCCTGGTGGTCAACATCGGCCAGCCCGGCCCGGACGCCTGGGGCGAAGCCAAGCCGAAGTTCGCTTACGAAGAAGTGGTTCGCACCGTCTAA
- the opgC gene encoding OpgC domain-containing protein yields the protein MPTFPLVARQRALAVFVMLLVMFLMPTGQAWASTPTRNPVQQQPSVDDPGARFFGALLNWDKDSAADYSQRLGAPAALYGQNVSMPVDDGGREYLRGYFSQVADQGSHALLTVRPGIELKDINDDVAATFARQITTAAAGFRGKVFVRFAPEMNAPWVSWGQEPEAYRAAFDKVAASLRAALPDPVMVWSPTAEKDYPFQLATSTPGKGVPLASVDTSGNGVWDQDDSAFEPYYPGDDVVDWVGLSVYHDSTGAGAARNTLPAAGEFNDALHASGGGTSSGDAGTDNFYSSYVQARGKPLLVETGAFFSPGAGGAAELDVKETWWHQVFASVAEPGNGAVRAVVWNETTDVRQPGGVPIDWRATAEPSLADPFRTSLDTSGLTIGPVTEKGLDNVPGLEAPQPKSGTVIQGWAAWASAGSVLIAVAALWMLSSRSFAGKWSYTGTDKRDARIDMLRGLAIVFVVVNHVGINSVFQLLSQETLGVVSGAELFVMLSGVVLGMVYGPRIATDLGDVVDGTTKRAWKLYFTALAVVLIVYGLSLLPFINAAAVTTFTDQGTGGAGRAAAGTTYDLYAGMEGLLQFPVPEGLIPALLLLQVGPWQFNIMGLYVVLLLISPLILVALSRGFTWLVLTLSVVLYVAGSIFRFRLLPSQFEDSFPLLVWQLLFVVGMTAGFYRRRIIEWFAHPRQRLLLGACIFLAVACAVFSWSGPYLTNQLDIRLALIPETTFRYVYDTFFSRTYLGPGRVLNVFLITIALYALLSAFWKPLSRAVGWFFIPLGQATLYVFIMHVFFIVAIANIPALRDGNLWLNTAVYVALLAALWVMVKTKFLFRMVPR from the coding sequence ATGCCTACCTTTCCCTTAGTGGCCCGTCAGCGGGCGCTGGCTGTTTTTGTGATGCTTTTGGTGATGTTCCTGATGCCAACCGGGCAGGCTTGGGCGTCCACGCCAACCCGGAATCCGGTCCAGCAGCAGCCAAGCGTGGACGATCCCGGGGCGCGCTTCTTTGGTGCTTTGCTGAACTGGGACAAGGACTCGGCGGCGGACTACTCCCAGCGGCTGGGTGCACCCGCGGCGCTTTACGGTCAGAACGTGTCCATGCCTGTGGACGATGGAGGCCGGGAATACCTGAGGGGCTACTTTTCCCAAGTCGCCGATCAGGGCTCTCATGCACTGCTCACTGTTCGCCCCGGGATTGAGCTGAAGGACATTAACGACGACGTCGCGGCCACTTTTGCTCGTCAGATCACGACGGCGGCAGCTGGCTTTCGCGGCAAAGTGTTCGTCCGCTTCGCACCGGAAATGAACGCCCCGTGGGTCAGTTGGGGGCAGGAGCCGGAAGCGTACCGCGCTGCTTTCGACAAAGTTGCTGCATCGCTCAGGGCTGCACTGCCGGATCCGGTGATGGTGTGGTCGCCGACGGCTGAAAAGGACTACCCCTTTCAGTTGGCCACCTCCACCCCGGGCAAGGGTGTGCCCCTCGCTTCGGTGGACACCAGCGGCAACGGGGTGTGGGATCAGGACGACTCCGCCTTTGAGCCTTATTACCCCGGCGATGACGTGGTGGACTGGGTGGGGCTGTCCGTCTACCACGATTCCACCGGCGCAGGGGCTGCCAGGAATACCCTGCCTGCAGCTGGTGAGTTCAACGATGCCCTGCATGCGTCCGGTGGAGGAACCTCCAGCGGGGACGCCGGAACGGACAATTTCTACAGCAGCTACGTTCAAGCCCGCGGCAAGCCGCTCTTGGTGGAAACCGGAGCTTTCTTCTCCCCCGGTGCCGGCGGCGCTGCAGAGCTGGACGTCAAGGAAACGTGGTGGCACCAGGTCTTCGCCTCAGTAGCCGAACCCGGTAACGGGGCTGTCCGGGCAGTGGTCTGGAACGAAACCACGGATGTGCGCCAACCCGGCGGGGTGCCCATCGATTGGAGGGCCACCGCTGAGCCTTCACTGGCGGACCCTTTCCGAACCTCCTTGGACACCTCCGGCCTCACTATTGGGCCGGTTACTGAGAAGGGCTTGGACAACGTGCCCGGCCTTGAGGCACCGCAGCCGAAGTCGGGGACCGTCATCCAAGGCTGGGCTGCCTGGGCTTCGGCCGGATCAGTACTGATTGCTGTGGCAGCGCTGTGGATGTTGTCCTCGCGATCCTTCGCCGGCAAGTGGTCCTACACCGGCACAGATAAGCGGGATGCGCGGATCGACATGCTCCGGGGCCTGGCGATCGTATTCGTGGTGGTCAACCACGTGGGCATTAACTCCGTATTCCAACTGCTCAGCCAGGAGACGCTGGGAGTGGTCTCCGGGGCGGAGCTGTTTGTGATGCTCTCCGGGGTGGTTCTGGGGATGGTTTATGGTCCCCGGATAGCCACTGACCTCGGCGATGTAGTGGACGGCACCACGAAGCGCGCCTGGAAATTGTATTTCACGGCCCTCGCCGTGGTCCTGATCGTGTACGGGTTGAGCTTGCTTCCCTTCATCAACGCCGCAGCAGTCACAACATTTACCGATCAAGGTACAGGCGGGGCCGGCCGCGCAGCTGCGGGCACTACGTACGATCTTTACGCTGGGATGGAAGGACTTCTTCAGTTCCCTGTTCCGGAGGGCCTTATCCCGGCTCTGCTGCTCCTGCAGGTTGGGCCGTGGCAGTTCAACATCATGGGACTTTATGTGGTCCTGCTGCTCATCAGCCCGCTGATCCTGGTGGCTTTATCCCGCGGATTCACGTGGCTGGTCCTCACGCTCAGCGTTGTGCTTTACGTTGCAGGCTCCATCTTCCGTTTCCGCCTGTTGCCCTCACAGTTCGAGGACTCGTTCCCGCTTCTGGTGTGGCAGCTCTTGTTCGTTGTGGGGATGACCGCCGGGTTCTACCGGCGCCGGATCATTGAGTGGTTTGCCCATCCACGCCAACGGCTACTGCTCGGCGCGTGTATTTTCCTGGCGGTCGCCTGTGCCGTCTTCTCCTGGAGCGGGCCTTACCTGACCAACCAGCTGGACATCAGGCTCGCACTGATCCCCGAGACCACATTCAGGTATGTTTACGACACCTTCTTCAGCCGGACTTACCTGGGGCCGGGACGGGTGCTCAACGTCTTCCTCATCACCATCGCCTTGTACGCGTTGTTGAGCGCATTCTGGAAGCCGTTGTCACGTGCTGTCGGCTGGTTCTTCATACCCTTGGGCCAAGCCACGCTCTACGTGTTCATCATGCACGTGTTCTTCATTGTGGCCATTGCCAACATCCCTGCCTTGCGGGACGGAAACCTCTGGCTGAACACTGCCGTGTACGTCGCGCTGCTCGCCGCGCTGTGGGTGATGGTGAAGACCAAGTTCCTCTTCCGGATGGTACCTCGCTAA
- a CDS encoding alpha/beta fold hydrolase → MGLDPVFSAHGQWTGSTWTHWGWANPRLGPEIDSADAVAGAVASFASKTFSDERFAVLGNSFGGRIACHLMAEFVEQVLGLALLCPVAVADHGPRLSMPGVKAM, encoded by the coding sequence GTGGGCCTCGACCCCGTGTTCAGTGCTCACGGTCAGTGGACCGGGTCTACGTGGACTCACTGGGGATGGGCCAATCCTCGGCTGGGCCCCGAGATCGACAGCGCGGATGCCGTGGCCGGAGCCGTTGCCTCCTTTGCCAGCAAGACCTTCAGCGACGAACGGTTTGCGGTCCTCGGGAACTCCTTCGGTGGCAGGATCGCCTGTCACTTGATGGCCGAATTCGTGGAACAGGTGCTGGGCCTGGCGCTCCTTTGCCCGGTGGCGGTTGCGGACCACGGACCACGCCTATCCATGCCGGGCGTCAAGGCCATGTAG